One Aegilops tauschii subsp. strangulata cultivar AL8/78 chromosome 7, Aet v6.0, whole genome shotgun sequence genomic window carries:
- the LOC109764667 gene encoding transcription factor MYB53, whose product MGRSPCCDGEAGVKKGPWTPEEDKLLVDYIQEKGHGSWRRLPKLAGLNRCGKSCRLRWTNYLRPDIKRGRFTDDEEKLIIHLHSLLGNKWSSIATKLPGRTDNEIKNYWNTHLRKKLLGMGIDPVTHRPRTDLSLLAGLPGLLAAAGSFGGAGSATGAWDMNALRLQADAAKFQLLQGLVRALTTAAVPAPAPGMDNLMALLAASNGGQSGMNNGGQHGVDQSMLLQQCQWDGMNNLPALTNSAPASGMHNISGMFDSFGAGDGLSSTELGGHGGASGSNVTVDAVAPPRPMVANDQECNNNGGGGVSCEQTPASSPFDGLESLNLMDDLNTDGSWKDLLEQMSWLNSSEL is encoded by the exons ATGGGGCGGTCGCCGTGCTGCGACGGGGAGGCCGGCGTGAAGAAGGGCCCGTGGACGCCCGAGGAGGACAAGCTGCTGGTGGACTACATCCAGGAGAAGGGGCACGGCAGCTGGCGCCGCCTGCCCAAGCTCGCCGGCCTCAACCGCTGCGGCAAGAGCTGCCGCCTCCGCTGGACCAACTACCTCCGCCCCGACATCAAGCGCGGACGCTTCACCGACGACGAGGAGAAGCTCATCATCCACCTCCACTCCCTCCTCGGCAACAA GTGGTCGTCGATTGCTACGAAGCTGCCGGGGAGGACGGACAACGAGATCAAGAACTACTGGAACACGCACCTGCGCAAGAAGCTGCTCGGCATGGGCATCGACCCCGTCACGCACCGCCCGCGCACCGACCTCAGCCTGCTCGCCGGGCTCCCGGGCCTCCTCGCGGCAGCCGGTAGCTTCGGCGGCGCCGGCTCGGCCACCGGCGCCTGGGACATGAACGCGCTCAGGCTGCAGGCCGACGCCGCCAAGTTCCAGCTGCTTCAGGGGCTCGTGCGTGCGCTCACCACCGCCGCGGTGCCCGCGCCAGCACCTGGCATGGACAACCTCATGGCACTCCTCGCCGCCAGCAACGGTGGGCAGAGCGGCATGAATAACGGTGGGCAGCACGGCGTTGACCAGAGCATGCTGCTACAACAGTGCCAGTGGGACGGCATGAATAACCTACCGGCGCTGACCAACTCCGCGCCGGCGAGCGGCATGCACAACATCAGCGGCATGTTCGACAGCTTCGGCGCCGGCGACGGGCTGAGCTCGACGGAGCTTGGGGGCCACGGCGGGGCGAGCGGGAGCAACGTGACCGTGGACGCGGTGGCGCCACCGCGCCCAATGGTGGCCAACGACCAGGAGTGCAACAACAATGGCGGCGGCGGTGTGTCGTGCGAGCAGACGCCGGCGTCGAGCCCGTTCGACGGGCTGGAGAGCCTGAACCTGATGGATGACCTCAACACGGACGGTAGCTGGAAGGATTTGCTAGA GCAAATGTCATGGCTGAACTCAAGTGAGTTGTGA